In a single window of the Colius striatus isolate bColStr4 chromosome 21, bColStr4.1.hap1, whole genome shotgun sequence genome:
- the LOC104563472 gene encoding basic phospholipase A2 daboxin P, with the protein MRRAAKRMNSLLSFAVLFAWALSPAHGSLWELHKVVTKATGKNAFLHYSSYGCYCGWGGRGQPKDATDRCCQLHDTCYDNLLSYRCNAKKQRYRYDWHGSSPSCGKGSWCSQLSCECDRSLVLCLKRNLRSYSKRYNFYPKFSCG; encoded by the exons GGCTGCCAAAAGGATGaactctctcctctccttcgCTGTGCTGTTTGCTTGGG CCTTGTCCCCAGCTCATGGGAGCCTCTGGGAGCTGCACAAGGTGGTCACAAAAGCCACAGGGAAAAATGCCTTCCTGCATTACTCCTCTTACGGCTGCTACTGTGGCTGGGGGGGCAGAGGACAGCCCAAGGATGCCACGGACAG ATGCTGCCAGCTGCACGATACCTGCTATGACAACCTCCTGAGCTACCGCTGCAATGCCAAGAAGCAACGCTACCGCTACGACTGGCACGGCAGCAGCCCCTCCTGCG GAAAAGGCTCCTGGTGCAGCCAGCTCTCCTGCGAGTGTGACCGCAGCCTGGTGCTGTGCCTGAAGAGAAACCTCCGCAGCTACAGCAAACGTTACAACTTCTACCCCAAGTTCTCGTGCGGGTGA